CCATTTGCGGCTTTATTAAAGTCCCAAAGGCAAGTGCAGCGCTTGACAACCAAAAATTACTTTCTAGAGTATAAAAAGAAAACAAAGCAAAAAGCGAAGTTAATCCATCAACCTGTCCCCAAATTGTAGAATTAGCTATTACTGCCGGATTAAACAAATAAATAAAAGCAGCAATTCTTGCCCAAGTTTCGTCTTTTAAGTTTTTTGTAATTTTATAAATTAAATATCCAGTATCAATATCGCTTAATATTGCAGGCAATTTATAAATTGTTGTTTGTGGTGTTTGTGTTAATGAATTTGCGTTTGCAATTTGTGAAACAAATCGAAGTAAATATAAATATCCAGGCAAATAATCGCTCCATCCACCAAAATAAAATTTGGAAAATCCAACTGTTACAAGTCTATTTCCCCAAGCTATAAAAGTATTTTGATCAAGTGTAAGTGTCCCAAACGGTGATAAAATTAATCGTAAAATGAAAGCACTAAAGAGTAAAATTATAATATTCGGAATATTTTTAATTAGTTTCTGCATTTTTTATTTTAGTGGCAATGGTCCAACTCCTTACAACTATTTTACCCGTTTGGCGGATTCTTTTCTTCATGGAAGATATTATATTACAGATAATCCTCCTTGGCTAAGCGAATTAATTCTAATTGCGCGGGATAAATTTGCAGTTGTATATCCTCCTGCTCCAGCTATTTTATTAATACCTTTCCTTATTTTATTTGGCTCAAATTTTTCTCAAACTATTTTTGCAAATTTAATCGGAGCGGCAATTGTTTGTGTTTCTGCAATTCTTAGTTTTGAAATAACAAAAAATAAATTAAAAACTCTTTATATTATTCTTTTAACAGCTCTAGGAAACATTCTGTGGTTCATGTCATCAGTCGGATCTGTCTGGTTATTAGGCCAAACTGTCGCGATCTTATTCCTGCTTCTTGCAATACTGACTTTAGAAAAAAACAAAAATAGTGTTTTAGTTGGAATATTTTTAGGGATTGCTTTTTTGTCTCGAGTAGAAATAATTCTTGCTTTCCCATTTTTTTATTTTTTGCTTGAAAAGCACAAAACGAAATTTCTAATAGGCCTCTTCCCATCAATTTCGTTTTACTTATTTTATAATTTTCTTCGTTTCGGTAATTTTTTCCAAACAGGTTATTCTTTAATTCCAGGCGTTCTTCAAGAGCCATGGTATTCAAATGGAATTATTAGTCCTTTTTATATTTTAAGAAATTTGAAAATTATGTTTACTTCTTTACCAAGTTTCAAAAACACATTTCCTTTCATTGTTCCTTCTTGGGGAGGGTTATCTATTGCAATTACTTCTCCCGTTTTTATTTATGCATTTCTCAACAACTTAAAGAAAAAGGAAATATATCTTTCAATTATTTCAATAATTGCAATTCTATTTTTAGTTTTCATGCACGGGGAATCAGGTTATGCTCAGTTTGGATTTAGGTTTGCCGCAGATTTTTATCCATTTATTTTTTATTTAATTATTAAGTATCTGCAAAAAAACAATTTAAAATGGCATCACTGGCTGCTATTATTTTTTAGTATTTTAGTAAATTTCTGGGGAGTATTACTAATCAATAAACTAGGAATTGTCGCTCCGTAATATGCTGAATTTCTTACAAAATTTTGTCTCTCGTTGGGATGGCCACAGTTATTTATTTTTGGCACAAAATGGTTATGTAACAACCGGTGACGAAAAATATTTTATAGTTTTCCCCCCTCTTTATCCTTCGTTAATTAAAATTCTAAATTTATTAATTAACAATCCTTATTTATCAGCTTTTATAATTTCTCTTATTTCAATAATATTGGCCCTTTTCATTTTCTATAAATTGCTTTTACTTGATTACAATAAGTCAAAATCTATTTGGATAACATTAACTGTCGCAATCTTCCCGACAAGTTATTTCTTTTTAACAGCTTATCCTGAAAGTCTATTTTTTTTATTAATTGTTTTATCTTTATACTTTGCCCGCACCAATAAATTTAAATATTCAAGCATTGCTGCTTTTTTTGCGACTCTAACCCGTCCTTTTGGAATCTTAATCTGGCCAAGTATTTTAATAGAATGGTTCTTAAACAAAAAACGAAACTATTTAGATCTCATTTTAATTTTAAGTTTCTCATTTCTTGCAAGTTCAATTTATTTATCAATTAATTATTCTCTCTTTGGTAATCCTCTAATGTTTGAGGTTTTTCTAAAAACTCATTGGCAAAAATCATTTGCCTTCCCGTGGCAAGGAATTATTAGTAGTTGGCAAAGAGGGTTTAATACGCCGTCAACCAATCCAGAATATAAATATATTGTCGGATTCGCCGAAGCTTTTGCTTCAACAATTCCCTACACTTTTATTTTTTTAAATTTAATCTTTAAAAAAATTAGAATGCGTTTTTCCTATTTCGCTTATTTTATTTTGGCAACAATTATGATGACATCAACTTCCTTTCTCTTAAGTACTCCAAGATATTTATTATCTATTCCGCCTTTTTTTATAACTTTAGGAATCTTAACAAACAAAAAAATATTAAGAATTATTTGGGGAATTATTTCAATTAGTTTACTGATTTATTTTGGATACCTCTTTACAATTGGTCACTGGGCATTTTAATTTAAAACACTACTTACCCATTTTTGTATATCACTCCAGTCTTCGCTCCCGCTAATACTTTTTTTGTTATTTGGAATAAATACAAAAGCGTGAGTAAAAAACTGGTTGTGGTAAAGATATTCATTAGAAGGTGTATAAAGTAAATCATCAGGAATCGTATAACTTATTTTATTATTTTTTGCATCAATTATATATCTAGCAACACTCCCCGCATTTTTCAGTGTCATGTCAGTCAAAATATTATTTCGCAAAACATTAAACAATTTTTCATCTATTGAAGTATTTGTCAAAACTTGAGGTGTTACAATTTTTTTCAAAATTGCATCGATAATAAGTTGTTGTCTTGCTTCTCTTGCAATATCATTCCCTTCAACTCCGCTTGCATGTCGGCTTCGTACAAATTCAAGTGCCGTATCCCCATTCATTGTTTGCAAACCCTTCTGAAAACTTACAGTCATATAACGACAACTTATACACGGATTATTTTCTTGGCCGGCTACTGGATACTGTGTATCAGTAAAACTATTAGCTACATTAACTTGCACTCCTCCAATCGCATCAACTATATCTTTAAAGGAACTAAAATCAACGACAACTCCGTAATCAATCTGCTGTCCAGTAATTTCTTCAATAGTCGATTTGGCAAGTATTATTCCAGTTTGTGCCCCACCTTTCTGTTTCCCATACATATATGCGCTATTCACTTTATCCTTAAGGTCATCTACCCAAATATCCCGCGGTATGGAAATCAATGCCATTTTTTTGTTTTGAGTATTAATAGAAACTAAAATCATTGTGTCTGTTAAGTCTGGTCCGTCACCACTTTCTCCGCGTACACCCATAAGTAAAATATTTATTCGCTTATTTTGTGTATCAGGCAAAATAAAATTCTTTGCAGCAACAAGTTCCTCACCCAAAACGCTATTTGAAACAGTTTTAAAAAGAAACAAAAGAGAACCAATAATTAAAACAAAAAATGCCCCCAGTATTACAAATCTTGTAAGTTGAATGTGAGCGAAAATAAATCTTTTGAGTCTTTTAGTGTTAAAATTTTTCATATAGTATTGTTTCTATGGATATTTTAGCATCATTAAACGACAAACAATTAGAAGCAGTTACTTTTGAGGGGGATAAATTACTTGTCCTTGCTGGAGCAGGCTCAGGAAAAACAAAAGTCCTCACTCATCGCGCTGCTTGGTTTATTCAAGAAAAAAAAGTTTCCCCAAGTTCCGTAATTTTATTAACCTTCACAAATAAAGCTGCTTCCGAAATGAAAGAAAGAATCGGCAATCTAATTTCCGATATGCCTGGTTTTGCGGGAACTTTTCATTCTTTTTGTGTCAGAGTTTTGCGAATTGACGGCAAAAGTATTGGTATTGATAGCAATTTTATAATTTACGACGACTCAGATCAAAAAGAATTAGTAAAAGAGATAATCGAAGATTTTAATTTGCCTGATGATTCTTACAATCCAGGAAGTATTTTAAATGAAATAAGTAATTCCAAATCTCAAATGATAACAAGCCTTGAATATGGCGAAATTGCTCAAGGCGATTACCAGGAAAATATTTTTAAAATTTATGCTGCATATGAAAAAGAACTAAAAACAATTAATGCGCTCGACTTCGACGATATTTTAATGAAAGTTGTAGAAATTTTTCGCAATAATCCAGAAGTTTTATCTAAATGGCAAAAAAATCTAACTCATATTCTTGTAGATGAATGGCAAGATACAAATAAAATTCAATACAGTCTAACCAAATTATTAGTTGGCAAAACTGGAAATTTAACAGCTGTTGGCGATGCTTCTCAAAGTATCTATTCCTGGCGTGGTGCAGATTATAGAAATATAAATAATCTATCTTTGGATTATCCAAATTTAAAAACAATTAATTTGGAACAAAATTATCGTTCAACTAAAAAAATTCTTAGTGCAGCAAATTCTGTTATTAGTAAAAATACCAATCATCCAATTTTACAGCTCTGGACTAACAACGTTGACGGCGAAAAGATAAAATTATATGCCGCAAGAAACGGCCTTGATGAGGCAAGTTTCATTGTAAATACTTTGTACGAATTTAATCGCCCGTATAGCGACTATGCTATTCTTTATAGAACAAATGCTCAGTCTCGTGTTTTAGAAGAAGCTCTTCTTCATGCAGGAATTCCTTATGTTTTAGTCGGCGGCACAAAATTTTACGAAAGAAAAGAAATTAAAGATATTATTTCGTATTTGCGAGTTTTAGCCAATCCAAAAGATAAAATTTCTTATAAACGCCTAGAAAAGCTCGGAGTTCGCCGTCTTGCAAAATTTAATACTTTAAAAGATTCATTACAAAATCTGGATGAATTCTCAACATTAGATATTATGGATAAAGTTTTAAAAGAAAGCGGCTATCTGGATTTATTTAATAAAAATACTGAAGAAAATATGGCAAGATTAGAAAATATAAAAGAGCTTCGAAGTGTTGCAACTCAATTTCCTTTAATTAATGAATTTTTAGAAAACGTCGCGCTTGTTGAGCAGGAAGAAAGTTCTAAATTAAAGGGAGATGAAGGCAACCGTGTAACTCTAATGACTTTACATGCCGCAAAAGGTCTCGAATTTCCGGTTGTTTTTTTGGTTGGATTAGAAGAGGGAATATTCCCCCATTCACGATCTCTTTTTGATAGTGCGCAATTAGAAGAGGAGCGTCGTCTTGCTTATGTTGGAATAACTCGCGCTAAAGAAATTTTATTTCTAACATATGCTAATCAAAGATTGTTCTTTGGTCAAACAACAAGCAATCCTCCGAGCAGATTTATCATTGATATTCCAGAAAATTTATTAGAAGCAGCAGGTGTTAAATTAAAATACCAAAAAGAATATGTATTCGACGATGATAATGATGATATTAATTGGTAAATCTAAAAGTAGAAACTATTGTACTCAAAATATTCCATGTTGCTCCTTCATTTTGTCCAGTATCTATTTCAATAGAATCTTTCCCTTTAGGAAAAATATAATCAATTCCTAGAGAATTATACAACTCATGAGCCATCAAATTACCTACTACAACAGTTTTCTCATCAGCTCCAGGTGATTGACTTCTCAAAATATTAACAGTACTTTCCTCTGTTTGATTATTCCAGAAATTTATAATAAGCGGACTATCTAATACACCGCTGGTTGGAATTGGTTTAGGTGAAAAATGAACCCAAATTGGGGTACCACTACTTACCACAGAAAAATACCAGTTAGATGGATATTCTATAGAATATCCATAATCAGAGTTAATGTAATTTTTCCAGCCATCAGTTGACACAGAAGCAAAAATAGGAACAGGAGATGACTCTGTAACACTATTATTTTTACCAGGTCTCGCAACAAAATAAAAAGCCAGAATTGAAAAAGACACTACAATAAGAATTAGATAAACTTTTAAATTTAATTTCATGGCAAGCGAGTCTAAATAATTGTATTATATATTCATGCAAATAGTCCATCCACTTCAAACAAAAGAATGGGAAGAATTTAGAAGAGTTTGGGGCAACGAAGTTGTCCGCATTGATGGCAATCTTTTAACTCTCCATAAAATCCCTTTTTTAAATAAAAAATTAGGAATTTTTGAAAAAGGTCCTGCTCCAACCAAAGAAATGCTAGAAAACCTAAAAAAATTTGGACAAGAAAACAATTTAATTTTCATTAAATTAGAACCAAACGTTGAAAAATCAGATAAATTAATTTCTATATTAAAAAATTCTGGCGCAGTTTCTGGAAAAACAATATTTACACCATCCACCTTTGAAATCGATTTAACCAAAAGTGAAGATGAATTACTAAAAGGTTTTGAAAGCAAAACTCGATATAACATTCGCTTGGCAACTAAAAAAGGCGTTACAGTTCATGAAGACAATAGCGAAAAAGCTTTTGAAAAATACTTGGAACTCACAAAAGAAACCACTCAAAGAGATAAATTCTTTGCCCATAGCGAAAACTATCACAAACTAATGTGGAAATTCCTAAAAAATAAAATTGCTCACCTCTTAGTTGCAAAATATAATGGCGAAATTATTGTCACTTGGATTTTATTTGAATTCGATAAAGTCCTCTATTATCCTTACGGCGCCTCAACTCATAAATATAAAAATGTCATGGCTCCAAATTTAATGATGTGGAAAACTATAAAATTTGGTAAAAAATTAGGATGTACGAAATTTGATTTATGGGGACGTGAACCCGGAAAAGGATTCACCAAATTTAAAGAAGGTTACAAACCACGTGTTGTAGAATTTATTGGAACATGGGATTTAGTTATAGATAAAAATGCATATCAACTTTATAAATTTATGGATTTCATTCGCTGGCACACTTTAAGATTCAAATCTAAATTTATAAAACCCCAGTTTTAAATATGGCAGATCTTCGTCAATCCCCTGACTGGGCAAATTATCTAAAATCTATCAATTGGAAAATAGAAAAAATTAATAATATTTATATTTACATTAAGTATTTTCCAGTTCTCGGAAGTTTTGTCAAACTTCAACGCTCTGAAATTTTAAATCAAAAAATTATTACATTTATTGAAAATAAATACCATCCATTTCAATTCTCAATCGAACCTGGAGTGTACCCACGACATCCTGAGCGAGTTTTACGAGTCGAAGGATTTCATCCCTCAAACTCTCCATCCCTTCCAACCAAAACTTTAATTATTAATTTAAACAAATCAGAAAACGAACTACTAAAATCTTTCTCCCAAAAAGTTCGCTACAACATCACGCGCACATCCTTTTTAAAACGTGTTGAAATAGTTGAGAGTGACAACGTCTTAGACTTCACTAATTTTTGGAGAGAAAATTTCGAGAAAAATCGTTTTCCTTTTTTTAGTCAGCAAAAAAATATTATCGCTATGCAAAAATCCTTTGGAGAAAATTCAAAAATCCTTCTCGCTAAAAAAGATAACAAAATAATTGCAGTTCTATTTCTATTATTTTTTGATAAAGTCAGTTATTATATGTACGCCGCAGCAAATAATGAAGGCCGCAAAAATTTCGCCCCCACTCTTTTAACCTGGCATGCAATTTTACTGTCTAAAAAATTAGGAATGAAAACTTTCGATTTCGATGGCATTTACGACACAAGGTTTCCATTAGAGAGTTGGCAGGGCTTTACCAAATTCAAATCTGGTTTTAGTAAAACTGAAGTTAGTTATCCAGGCCTGTTTGTAAAATCCAAATTTAATATTAAAATATTCTAAATGAAAACAATTTATCCCTTTAGTCCCATCAAAAATGAAAAAGATTTAAACAAGGCTTTAGAATATATAACTTCAGAACTTGAAAAACTTTCATTAGAAATCTTTCAAGAGAAACTTCCCATTACAACCCTCAAAATATTTCCTCATTATTTTGATGAATATGATTATTTATATGATTTAATTTCCAAAAAAGGTCCAAGGGAACCGTTTAGTTCCGAAACTAGTTTATATATTAAAGTCCAAGAAAAAATACTAAATTATAATATTAATTATTTAGGTGTTCGAATCGTTGATCCATATCGTCTCCAAGTTGGTTGTGGTGATTATGAAATAGATAATTTTCAAGAATTCAAAAATAAATGGAAGGATAAATCACCATTCATTAGAAATTTCAAAGAAGACATGATTGAAATTTGGCACCCAGATTTCGATGTTTTGGGGTATGTTATCCCAAAACTATGAAAGCCATCTCTCTCAAACAGCCTTACGCTAATTTAATAAGAGATGGAATTAAAACAATTGAAACAAGGAAATGGAAAACAAATTATCGGGGAGACTTACTAATTTGCTCCTCACAAAATCCCAAAATAGAACCAGCTGGTTTTGCTCTTTGCATAGTCAATCTCTACGATATTCGAAGAATGAAAAAAAGTGATGAAAAAGCAGCATGCTTTAAATATTCTCCAAAATTATATGCTTGGTTAATTAGAAATTTAAGAGTAATAAAACCTTTTCCAGTCAAGGGTCAATTAAATATTTACGAAGTCGATAATCACTCTAAATCCGCCTGACAAAACATTTTGAACTCACAAAATTCACAAAGCATACTTCCACTACATTTAAACTCTGATTTCTCGATTTCTTTTTTTATTCTTAAAATCTCTTCTTTTGCTTTTATCAAATCGCTTTTTGTTCTCACTGTTGTAATTTTTTTTTGGTTCTCAAAATAGTACAAAGATAATTTAACCTTTTCTGGTTTTTTCTTAAACAAATCCTGTGCAGCAAGCGCATAAATAGTTAATTGCAAATTGCGATCTATCTCTTTTTGAGTTGGGACATTCATACCTGTTTTATAGTCCCAGATTTCAATAGTTCCATCAGGCAATTTATCAACACGATCAATTCTCCCTCCAACTTTCAAATCTTTGCTAATTGGTATAACAAAATCTTGTTCCAAAAATGTTGGCAATTTATTTTTATCAAATTGTAATTTGTAAAAATCTTTTAGATATTTTTTCCCTTTATCAAAAAATTCTTGGTTCTGTTTTTTATCCAAAAACCCTTCATGTATCCAGTTTTTCTTAAAAAGTTTAAGTAAATCTTTTTCAGCATTTTTTTTGCTTTCATAGAAATCACGAAGCGTATTGTGAATACTTGTTCCAAAGCTTGCTGCAGCAATTGGCTGTGTTGGAATTTTTAAAATATATTTTAATTTAAAATGAAGTGGACAAATCTCAAAAGTTTCAATTTGCGAATAAGACAAATAGTTAATTTTTAGCCTCGCATTATTCTCATCTTTTTTGTTTTCCGCAATTTCATTTTTGTTTGCAAAACTTAAAAAACTCAGTTGTTCTATTTTTGCGTTCTGCTTTACCGATGCGTCAGCATCGAGAGCTGATTTGCCCAGCGATTCGAATATAAAGGGTGACAACTTTTTTTCTCTTTTTGCCTCCCCGTAAAAATTGGCTGCGCTAAAATAAAGTTTATCTTTTGCACGTGTCATTCCCACATAAAAAAGCCTTCTCTCTTCTTGTTGGTGAAAATCTCCAGTTGGTAAAACTTCTTTTATGAGTGCATCAGGAATTGGAATCTGCTCGCGTCGCTCAATTGTTGGAAATCTTTGTGCCACCAAGTTAACTAAAAACACAACAGGAAATTCTAGTCCTTTAGAAGAATGCACCGTTAAAATATTTACAACGTTTATTTCATTCCAATCGCTGTCAGCGGCAAGCGGTGATTCCCCTACATCCATTGCAAGATTTATATAATCAACAACATCAAAAACACCTGTACTTCCTGGATGATCAACTTCATAAGTTTTTATTTTATCAAAAAATTTAGAAATATTATTTGCTCTCTTTGCAGCTTCAGCATTTTCTGGGTTTAATAAATCATTAAGTAATTTTGTCTCCTCCAAAAAATAATACAAAATTTGTCCCGCACTTTCTTTATTAACTAACCCCAAATGTTTGTGGACCATCTCAACAATTTTTTTAATTTTTTCTTTAGAGTCAATGCTTATGTTTATTTCACCTGCTTTTTCAGCTGCTTCAAAATAACTTAAGTTTTGCCTTCTTGCAAAATTACTAATCTTAGCCAAATCTCTTGAGTTAACACCAAACACTGATAAAGAAAAAATCCGAAACGCAGCCGTACTGTTATCAAAATCATAAAGAACTTGAAGATAAGAAATTAAATCAACTATTTCACTTTGCCGGAAAAGTTTTCCAGGTCCTAAAAATTGATAAGGAATTCCTTGTCTCTGTAATGCTCTAATGAATGGTTCTGCGTGATTATTCGCTCGCACCAAAATCGCAAAATCTCGATATTCATATCGATCCTGAGGGAGTTTTACGAGTCGAAGGATTTCTTTAGCAACCATTTCAGCTTCATTTTCAACCCGTCCTGTGTGAATAAATTCTATTTTCTCTCCATCTTTTTTGTTTGAAATTAATTTTTTGTTAACATTCTCAATTACTTCCAATCTATCTGGATTATTGTGTTGTATAAGTTCATATGCTCTATCCAATATCTCTTGTGTCGATCGATAGTTTTGAGTAAGAGTGACAACTTTTGTCTTAGGAAAATTTTTTCTAAATTGAATAATATTACTTATCGCCGCTCCCCGAAATCGATAAACGCTTTGATCATCATCACCCACTACTGTTATATTCTGTGTTTTGTTTTGTTTTGCCAAAATGAGCGCCAGCTCATTTTGAGAGAAATTCGTATCCTGAAATTCATCAATCAAAATATATTTAAATTGGCGTTTGTATTCTTTCAAAACATTTGGCCTGTCACGAAAAAGTTTTATAGTTTTTGTAATCAAATCTCCAAAATCCATAAAACCATTTGCAATTTTTAATTCCTCATATGTGCGATATGCATTGGCTAGTTCCAACCATTTTTTGTCCTCTTGTTTCCTTGCCCATTTTAAATATTCATCAGTTTTAATATCTTCATCTTGAAGTCTGGAAAAATGTTGTATCATCCCATCAATAAATTTATAAGGATTTCCAAGCGGTCGATAATAACTTAATTTAAATTTAAACAAATTTTGGCGAATCAACTGCACAGTCTCGCCCGTTGTCATCAATTTAAATCTTGGATCCATTCCAATCTGTAGCGCTTCCCTTCTTAAGATTCTCTCGCAAAATGCATGGAAAGTAAGAATCCACATATTGGTATATCCATATGGGAGTGCAATATCAATTCTCTCTTCCATTTCTCGAGCCGCCTTTTCTGTAAAGGTAAGTGCAAGTATCTCTTCGGGTTTTGCCAATTTTTTTTCAATTAAAAATTTAACTCGTTCAGTAATAACAGTAGTTTTCCCAGTTCCAGCTCCAGCAATTACAAGTAAGGGACCATTTTTATGTTTTATCGCCTGAAGTTGTTGTTTATTGAGAGTTTTCTCCACGAAGCCATTGTATCACTAGTTATTTAGTAACTTCATAATGAAGTTGTATTCCATTTTTTCCTACTTTTTTTGTTCCTATTAACTTCAAATTTAAGTTCATATCGGACTCTGCAAAGAGATTAATTCCTTTTCCAAAAATAAATGGTTCCACATCTAAAAATATTTCATCAATTTTTCCCGATTCCAAAGCAACTTTATTCATTTTTCCTCCACCTGCAATAAGCATGTTTTCAAACTTTTTTTCCTGAGAAACTTTAATTGCTTCATTAAAACTTTTTACAAAAATTGTATTTTTATTTCTTGGTTTGTCACCAGAAGTTGTTAAAACAACAATAAACGGATTTCTCAAATTATCAAAACCATTATCCTCAATAGTTAAATCATAAGTAGTTTTGCCAATTACTAAATTTCCAATTTCAATTACTTTGTTTTTATAACTTTCAAATTCATCATCACTCCATGGAGTGTCATGATCAGCTTTCGCAATCATTCCGTTTGCAGAAATAGCCATATATAAAATTATTTTCATAAACCAATTGTATCACGCTGTATAATTATCAAAGTAAGCCCATAAATTATGGAAGAATTTGTAATTTTTCTTTAAATAATAAAATCCATAATTTGAATTGGAAGGAGATTAATTGTCAGCCTCTCATTAAAAAGTCCGAAGAGTAAGATAAATTCGAACCGGTACTCCAATTCCTTACTAATCTAGATTTTTGTATCTTCTCCCAAATTCTTCGTTGCAGAAATTTTTCCACCTAACTTTCCAAATGAATTAAATACATCATTCATTTTATTAACTGCACTATTTAAATGTCTTTGCATAACATTTAAATCTTCTTCTGTCTTCTCATAATCTTGTTTTATCGCCCGAAGGGCGTTTAATATTTCTTTCGCTTTCGCTTCAATTTTTTGCCCTTCAAAACTCATCAGTATCGCTCGCATATATGCATAAAAAGTTGTTGGAGAAACCGGAAGTACTCTCATCTTTTGTGAATATTCAAACAAACTTACATTGTTTACAATTTCATAATAAATCGCTTCATTTGGAACATACATCAGTGCATAATCAATTGTTCCTTCATCAGTTAAAATATATTTTTTAGAAATATCATCAATATGATGTTTTACATCTCTCTCGAAATCTTTTTCAGCAATTCTTTTTTCAGTTTCTAA
The Patescibacteria group bacterium genome window above contains:
- a CDS encoding LCP family protein; this encodes MKNFNTKRLKRFIFAHIQLTRFVILGAFFVLIIGSLLFLFKTVSNSVLGEELVAAKNFILPDTQNKRINILLMGVRGESGDGPDLTDTMILVSINTQNKKMALISIPRDIWVDDLKDKVNSAYMYGKQKGGAQTGIILAKSTIEEITGQQIDYGVVVDFSSFKDIVDAIGGVQVNVANSFTDTQYPVAGQENNPCISCRYMTVSFQKGLQTMNGDTALEFVRSRHASGVEGNDIAREARQQLIIDAILKKIVTPQVLTNTSIDEKLFNVLRNNILTDMTLKNAGSVARYIIDAKNNKISYTIPDDLLYTPSNEYLYHNQFFTHAFVFIPNNKKSISGSEDWSDIQKWVSSVLN
- a CDS encoding UvrD-helicase domain-containing protein, with amino-acid sequence MDILASLNDKQLEAVTFEGDKLLVLAGAGSGKTKVLTHRAAWFIQEKKVSPSSVILLTFTNKAASEMKERIGNLISDMPGFAGTFHSFCVRVLRIDGKSIGIDSNFIIYDDSDQKELVKEIIEDFNLPDDSYNPGSILNEISNSKSQMITSLEYGEIAQGDYQENIFKIYAAYEKELKTINALDFDDILMKVVEIFRNNPEVLSKWQKNLTHILVDEWQDTNKIQYSLTKLLVGKTGNLTAVGDASQSIYSWRGADYRNINNLSLDYPNLKTINLEQNYRSTKKILSAANSVISKNTNHPILQLWTNNVDGEKIKLYAARNGLDEASFIVNTLYEFNRPYSDYAILYRTNAQSRVLEEALLHAGIPYVLVGGTKFYERKEIKDIISYLRVLANPKDKISYKRLEKLGVRRLAKFNTLKDSLQNLDEFSTLDIMDKVLKESGYLDLFNKNTEENMARLENIKELRSVATQFPLINEFLENVALVEQEESSKLKGDEGNRVTLMTLHAAKGLEFPVVFLVGLEEGIFPHSRSLFDSAQLEEERRLAYVGITRAKEILFLTYANQRLFFGQTTSNPPSRFIIDIPENLLEAAGVKLKYQKEYVFDDDNDDINW
- a CDS encoding peptidoglycan bridge formation glycyltransferase FemA/FemB family protein; translation: MQIVHPLQTKEWEEFRRVWGNEVVRIDGNLLTLHKIPFLNKKLGIFEKGPAPTKEMLENLKKFGQENNLIFIKLEPNVEKSDKLISILKNSGAVSGKTIFTPSTFEIDLTKSEDELLKGFESKTRYNIRLATKKGVTVHEDNSEKAFEKYLELTKETTQRDKFFAHSENYHKLMWKFLKNKIAHLLVAKYNGEIIVTWILFEFDKVLYYPYGASTHKYKNVMAPNLMMWKTIKFGKKLGCTKFDLWGREPGKGFTKFKEGYKPRVVEFIGTWDLVIDKNAYQLYKFMDFIRWHTLRFKSKFIKPQF
- a CDS encoding peptidoglycan bridge formation glycyltransferase FemA/FemB family protein codes for the protein MADLRQSPDWANYLKSINWKIEKINNIYIYIKYFPVLGSFVKLQRSEILNQKIITFIENKYHPFQFSIEPGVYPRHPERVLRVEGFHPSNSPSLPTKTLIINLNKSENELLKSFSQKVRYNITRTSFLKRVEIVESDNVLDFTNFWRENFEKNRFPFFSQQKNIIAMQKSFGENSKILLAKKDNKIIAVLFLLFFDKVSYYMYAAANNEGRKNFAPTLLTWHAILLSKKLGMKTFDFDGIYDTRFPLESWQGFTKFKSGFSKTEVSYPGLFVKSKFNIKIF
- a CDS encoding ASCH domain-containing protein; the encoded protein is MKAISLKQPYANLIRDGIKTIETRKWKTNYRGDLLICSSQNPKIEPAGFALCIVNLYDIRRMKKSDEKAACFKYSPKLYAWLIRNLRVIKPFPVKGQLNIYEVDNHSKSA
- a CDS encoding ATP-dependent DNA helicase, encoding MEKTLNKQQLQAIKHKNGPLLVIAGAGTGKTTVITERVKFLIEKKLAKPEEILALTFTEKAAREMEERIDIALPYGYTNMWILTFHAFCERILRREALQIGMDPRFKLMTTGETVQLIRQNLFKFKLSYYRPLGNPYKFIDGMIQHFSRLQDEDIKTDEYLKWARKQEDKKWLELANAYRTYEELKIANGFMDFGDLITKTIKLFRDRPNVLKEYKRQFKYILIDEFQDTNFSQNELALILAKQNKTQNITVVGDDDQSVYRFRGAAISNIIQFRKNFPKTKVVTLTQNYRSTQEILDRAYELIQHNNPDRLEVIENVNKKLISNKKDGEKIEFIHTGRVENEAEMVAKEILRLVKLPQDRYEYRDFAILVRANNHAEPFIRALQRQGIPYQFLGPGKLFRQSEIVDLISYLQVLYDFDNSTAAFRIFSLSVFGVNSRDLAKISNFARRQNLSYFEAAEKAGEINISIDSKEKIKKIVEMVHKHLGLVNKESAGQILYYFLEETKLLNDLLNPENAEAAKRANNISKFFDKIKTYEVDHPGSTGVFDVVDYINLAMDVGESPLAADSDWNEINVVNILTVHSSKGLEFPVVFLVNLVAQRFPTIERREQIPIPDALIKEVLPTGDFHQQEERRLFYVGMTRAKDKLYFSAANFYGEAKREKKLSPFIFESLGKSALDADASVKQNAKIEQLSFLSFANKNEIAENKKDENNARLKINYLSYSQIETFEICPLHFKLKYILKIPTQPIAAASFGTSIHNTLRDFYESKKNAEKDLLKLFKKNWIHEGFLDKKQNQEFFDKGKKYLKDFYKLQFDKNKLPTFLEQDFVIPISKDLKVGGRIDRVDKLPDGTIEIWDYKTGMNVPTQKEIDRNLQLTIYALAAQDLFKKKPEKVKLSLYYFENQKKITTVRTKSDLIKAKEEILRIKKEIEKSEFKCSGSMLCEFCEFKMFCQADLE
- a CDS encoding dihydrofolate reductase family protein, with amino-acid sequence MKIILYMAISANGMIAKADHDTPWSDDEFESYKNKVIEIGNLVIGKTTYDLTIEDNGFDNLRNPFIVVLTTSGDKPRNKNTIFVKSFNEAIKVSQEKKFENMLIAGGGKMNKVALESGKIDEIFLDVEPFIFGKGINLFAESDMNLNLKLIGTKKVGKNGIQLHYEVTK